In one window of Leptospira sp. WS92.C1 DNA:
- a CDS encoding SiaB family protein kinase, translating into MMENKSVDLFKHYKEACDYQLIISFKGRLSQEVLTEFGSMIRTSLSTESKIKKIFAVFIELAQNMLHYSAERKALEDGREGGVGIIMVDEKSIGYNVSSGNLVLNEKIESLKTKCDKINSMSKDELKTYYQQQLRSDRPDDSKGAGVGLIDIARKSDGPISYGITSVDDKHSFFTLSAYFTKEN; encoded by the coding sequence ATGATGGAAAATAAGTCCGTAGACCTGTTTAAACACTACAAAGAGGCCTGTGATTATCAATTAATTATTTCCTTTAAAGGAAGACTTTCCCAGGAAGTCCTAACCGAATTCGGCTCCATGATCCGAACCTCTTTGAGTACGGAGTCTAAAATCAAGAAAATCTTCGCGGTTTTTATCGAACTCGCCCAGAATATGCTACACTACTCGGCGGAAAGAAAAGCTCTAGAGGACGGAAGAGAGGGAGGCGTCGGGATCATTATGGTGGATGAAAAATCGATTGGCTATAATGTTTCTTCCGGGAACCTTGTACTAAACGAGAAAATTGAATCGCTAAAAACAAAATGCGATAAGATAAATTCTATGTCAAAGGACGAGCTCAAAACTTATTACCAACAACAGTTGCGCTCGGACAGACCTGATGACAGCAAAGGTGCGGGAGTCGGATTGATCGATATTGCAAGGAAATCGGACGGACCTATTTCTTACGGCATCACATCGGTAGACGATAAGCATTCGTTTTTTACACTTTCTGCATACTTTACAAAGGAAAATTGA
- a CDS encoding DUF1987 domain-containing protein, with translation MESLHIQQTKTSPEVILDTEKGVVEIIGESYPENAIAFYKPVFDWLNSAMGSKGSIQVKFQLDYFNTSSSKVIMDILDSLQKYHDQNGKVRVLWLYKEDDDDMQETGEEFSSDLSLPFELKSYK, from the coding sequence ATGGAATCTTTACATATCCAACAGACAAAAACTTCACCCGAGGTCATTTTGGACACAGAGAAGGGTGTCGTGGAAATCATCGGAGAATCGTATCCGGAAAACGCAATCGCTTTTTACAAGCCGGTGTTTGATTGGCTGAATTCCGCAATGGGATCCAAGGGTTCAATCCAAGTAAAATTTCAGTTGGATTATTTTAATACGAGTTCCTCCAAGGTGATCATGGACATTCTGGATTCTCTCCAAAAGTATCACGATCAAAATGGAAAAGTCCGCGTTCTTTGGTTATACAAAGAGGACGACGATGATATGCAGGAAACCGGAGAAGAATTTTCATCCGATCTTTCCTTACCTTTCGAACTAAAATCCTACAAATAA
- a CDS encoding AAA family ATPase, whose protein sequence is MKIEGYELKERMNSDSSTEVYKAVRIKDGAQVVIKYIPILDELHPAVVNLRNEYEILNYIASEKMIRAFGMEKIPEGFILILEFIHGGTLKHFSGKKPVNLKDFFKIAIDLTDKLGEIHNKKVIHKDIKPDNIIFNPEGSLLRIVDFGISTRLSKEETSWSNPNRLEGSIHYVSPEQTGRMNRTMDYRSDFYSLGVTFYELLTGKLPFESEDLLELVHFHLAKSPMDPRKIRNEIPEGLSQIILKLLSKTAEDRYQTSEGLKADLETVQEKWLSSGDAPMFPLGQKDYSHEFKIPQKLYGREEYIDSLLKEFKRVTDTGRTSVVLIAGYSGVGKSSLVKEINKPLTESKGYFISGKFDQYNRNVPFSAIIQVFSNLIEQILTESPERIEEWKNRIRDTLGVNGKVITDVLPELEFIIGEQQSVIELGAQENANRFYLVFQNFIKIFSNQEHPLAIFLDDLQWADAPSLELVKNLIEDVSVNYLFLMLAYRDNEVDSTHPFSTLTTGLEKDGFRLDKILLKPLSLENVNELLMDSLRSSAEETMSFAEIVYSKTRGNPFLINELLKQLSKEEIISYQKGNSTLSGKWIWNLQKIKNTDISDNVVELLVRRIKKLPPRTQEVLKLASCIGSNFDLGVQSKILGATLKETAAALMETMEEELIVPAGDNYRLVDSMEEVEENHDKNFQIAKTIQFRFQHDRVQQASYELLSEDQKQSVRLQIGRILLDNLNEKSLEDSIFDVVNHLNTGASLITESLEKRKLLQLNIQAAQKAKLSAAYKPAKLYIEKARELLFSLPEAEKGDKELWTKEYNIAYVVHKELAEVLYLNGNFEESQEIIQILLKQVKTPVEQAEAYNLLMIEYSAQGKFDLAMPTVIKALKPLGIEIPISGFDKATDKEITEAKKNLKNRSVTSLLDEPLMTDPNHIWAVNLLISAIPMAYNKEPALFPVICLKMANLFLKYGNLSDSYGYSCYGMVLVGKLADYKGAYDFCELAVKLSEKYMNSGGYTKAANILANYSSSFVKHLKFSEEINIKCVQSALDSGEFLHGSYAAMNDASNVLFQGKNLEILKPKITQLLKFVRKVKNNLAIDTIIGTTLILSNLRGETGGHLDFSSHEYQEKEYIDLCKDHQSLAPICTFKVMKIRSLMMYGEYQLALQEAEEANGMILYLGGQYGPLEHVFLYSLALAANYKKVTPEKKKEYLSKIRQNQKQLFALAESCPENFYHKYLLVDAELARLEYKNWKAARTYEAAIREARKNEFPNDEALACEIAATFWLSKGSVKIAGEFINESFHRYGLWGANLKQSMLKSKYPEFIRERGTGTIRAHRTISSTTAAATEVYSGQTLDLQSVLKSSTAISGEIKLENLLDKLMKIVIENAGAQRGVLILKKEGRLYVEAEGSITKDDVEILTGIPLGNSKNLPISLIYYVERTKENLVLRNANQDEKFNKDEYIKNSKTKSVLCAPVIKQGEISGILYLENNLSEGAFTSDRLQIMNILSSQAAISIDNALLYSNMEEKVRERTRELAQANADLGLKNQHITDSITYSLNIQQAILPSNDILAKNLKEQFVLFRPKDIVSGDFYWFSKKEGSIFLAAVDCTGHGVPGALMSMIGNTLLNQIVNEAGIKDPGKVLEHLNKNVRQALKQDTLDANSVDGMDICFCRIDGDKVLFAGAKRPLYFSKGEKIEEIKGDRHSIGGRQKEDSRTYTTHEVRLEKGKPTMFYLATDGYMDQPNPLRQRIASKGLIAQLQNVSSLSAEDQKERLAVFLDVHQAGEAQRDDITLIGFRI, encoded by the coding sequence ATGAAAATAGAAGGCTACGAACTCAAAGAAAGAATGAACTCCGACTCGTCTACGGAGGTTTACAAGGCCGTGCGTATCAAGGACGGAGCGCAAGTCGTCATCAAGTATATTCCGATTCTGGACGAACTGCACCCAGCCGTCGTAAACTTAAGGAACGAATATGAAATCTTAAATTATATAGCATCCGAAAAAATGATCAGAGCCTTCGGTATGGAAAAAATTCCGGAAGGTTTTATCCTCATTCTGGAATTTATTCATGGAGGAACTCTCAAACATTTTTCCGGAAAAAAACCGGTAAATCTAAAAGACTTTTTCAAGATTGCCATCGATCTCACCGATAAACTCGGCGAAATCCATAATAAAAAGGTAATACACAAGGATATAAAACCGGACAATATCATCTTTAATCCGGAAGGAAGTCTGCTTAGGATCGTAGACTTCGGAATTTCCACCCGCCTCTCGAAAGAAGAAACCTCTTGGTCCAATCCGAATCGACTGGAGGGAAGCATTCATTACGTTTCTCCGGAGCAAACGGGAAGAATGAATCGCACCATGGATTATAGAAGCGATTTCTATTCGTTGGGTGTGACCTTTTACGAACTGCTTACGGGAAAACTTCCGTTTGAAAGCGAAGACTTGCTCGAACTCGTCCACTTTCATCTCGCAAAATCCCCGATGGATCCTCGAAAGATCCGAAACGAAATTCCGGAAGGATTGTCCCAGATCATATTGAAGCTGCTTTCCAAAACCGCAGAGGATCGTTATCAAACCTCGGAAGGATTAAAAGCAGATCTGGAAACTGTTCAGGAAAAGTGGCTGTCTTCCGGCGACGCGCCAATGTTTCCTCTGGGTCAAAAAGATTACTCTCATGAGTTTAAAATTCCGCAGAAATTATACGGACGCGAAGAATATATCGACTCTCTTTTAAAAGAATTCAAACGAGTTACGGATACCGGAAGAACAAGCGTGGTCTTAATAGCGGGTTATTCCGGAGTCGGAAAATCCTCTTTAGTAAAAGAAATCAACAAACCTCTGACAGAATCCAAAGGATATTTTATTTCCGGTAAATTCGATCAGTATAACCGTAACGTCCCCTTTAGCGCGATCATCCAGGTATTCTCCAATCTCATCGAACAGATTCTTACCGAATCTCCGGAAAGAATCGAAGAATGGAAAAATCGGATTCGAGATACACTGGGTGTCAACGGAAAAGTGATCACCGATGTGCTACCCGAATTGGAGTTTATCATCGGAGAACAACAGTCAGTAATCGAGCTTGGAGCCCAGGAAAACGCCAACCGTTTTTATTTGGTCTTTCAGAATTTTATCAAAATCTTTTCAAATCAGGAACACCCGCTCGCTATCTTTTTGGATGATTTGCAATGGGCAGATGCACCGTCTCTGGAATTGGTAAAAAATCTCATCGAAGATGTGTCAGTAAATTATCTTTTCCTAATGCTCGCCTATCGGGACAACGAAGTCGATTCTACACATCCGTTTTCGACCCTGACAACAGGATTGGAAAAGGACGGATTCCGTTTAGATAAGATTCTTCTTAAACCGCTGAGTCTGGAAAACGTAAACGAGCTTTTAATGGACAGTCTTCGCAGTTCCGCCGAGGAAACCATGAGTTTTGCGGAAATCGTTTATTCGAAAACAAGAGGGAATCCTTTTTTAATCAACGAACTTCTAAAACAATTATCAAAAGAGGAGATTATATCCTATCAAAAAGGAAATTCGACGCTCTCCGGTAAATGGATCTGGAATCTGCAAAAAATAAAGAATACGGATATTTCGGATAACGTAGTCGAACTCTTAGTAAGAAGGATTAAAAAACTTCCTCCTCGTACGCAAGAAGTCCTCAAATTAGCGTCCTGTATCGGCAGTAATTTCGATCTCGGAGTGCAATCTAAAATTTTAGGAGCGACTTTAAAAGAAACCGCCGCTGCTCTAATGGAAACGATGGAAGAGGAATTGATCGTTCCCGCCGGAGACAATTATCGTTTAGTCGATTCCATGGAGGAAGTAGAAGAGAATCATGATAAAAATTTTCAGATAGCAAAAACGATTCAATTTCGATTTCAACACGACCGGGTTCAGCAAGCAAGTTACGAACTTCTGAGCGAAGATCAAAAACAATCGGTTCGTCTGCAAATCGGCCGAATTCTTTTGGATAATTTAAATGAAAAGTCTTTAGAAGATTCGATTTTCGACGTTGTAAACCATTTAAATACGGGAGCTTCCTTAATTACCGAGAGTTTGGAAAAAAGAAAGTTACTGCAACTCAACATTCAAGCCGCGCAAAAAGCAAAACTTTCAGCCGCTTATAAACCGGCAAAACTATATATCGAAAAAGCACGGGAACTTCTATTCTCATTACCGGAAGCAGAAAAGGGAGACAAGGAGCTCTGGACTAAAGAATACAATATTGCTTATGTGGTACACAAAGAACTGGCCGAGGTTCTTTATCTCAACGGTAATTTCGAAGAATCACAAGAGATCATTCAGATTCTTTTAAAACAAGTCAAAACTCCGGTGGAACAGGCGGAAGCATATAACTTATTGATGATCGAATATTCGGCACAAGGTAAATTCGATCTGGCGATGCCTACCGTGATCAAAGCTTTGAAACCTTTAGGAATTGAAATTCCGATATCGGGATTCGATAAAGCTACGGATAAAGAGATTACGGAAGCAAAAAAAAATCTCAAGAATCGCAGCGTAACATCGTTGTTAGACGAACCTCTGATGACGGATCCAAATCACATTTGGGCCGTAAATCTTTTGATTAGCGCTATTCCGATGGCTTATAACAAAGAACCGGCTCTGTTTCCGGTCATCTGTTTAAAGATGGCAAACTTGTTTTTAAAATACGGAAATCTTTCCGATTCCTACGGCTATTCCTGTTACGGAATGGTTCTTGTAGGCAAATTAGCGGATTATAAAGGAGCTTATGATTTCTGCGAACTTGCGGTAAAACTCAGCGAAAAGTATATGAATTCAGGTGGTTACACAAAAGCCGCGAATATTCTCGCGAACTATTCTTCGTCTTTTGTAAAACACCTTAAATTCTCGGAAGAAATCAACATCAAATGTGTTCAATCCGCTCTTGACTCCGGGGAATTTTTACACGGAAGTTACGCTGCGATGAACGATGCTTCCAATGTTTTATTCCAAGGAAAAAATTTAGAGATTCTTAAACCGAAGATTACACAACTTTTAAAATTTGTAAGAAAGGTAAAAAACAATCTCGCAATCGATACGATTATCGGTACCACTTTGATCCTTTCCAATCTAAGAGGGGAAACCGGCGGGCATCTTGATTTTTCCTCTCACGAATATCAAGAAAAGGAATATATAGATCTCTGCAAAGATCATCAAAGTTTAGCCCCGATCTGCACATTTAAAGTAATGAAGATACGCTCCCTTATGATGTATGGGGAATATCAATTGGCCCTTCAAGAGGCGGAAGAAGCAAACGGCATGATCTTGTATTTAGGCGGTCAATATGGACCGTTAGAACATGTTTTTTTGTATTCTCTTGCTCTTGCGGCAAATTATAAAAAAGTTACTCCCGAAAAGAAAAAAGAATACTTATCTAAAATTCGGCAGAATCAAAAACAACTTTTCGCTTTAGCCGAAAGTTGTCCTGAAAACTTTTATCACAAGTATCTTCTTGTGGACGCGGAACTTGCAAGACTCGAATATAAAAACTGGAAGGCTGCAAGAACTTACGAAGCCGCGATTCGAGAAGCAAGAAAGAACGAATTTCCAAACGACGAGGCGCTTGCCTGTGAAATCGCGGCGACATTCTGGCTGTCCAAGGGAAGTGTAAAGATCGCTGGAGAGTTTATCAACGAATCCTTTCATCGATACGGACTCTGGGGAGCCAACCTAAAACAAAGCATGCTTAAGTCCAAATATCCCGAATTCATTCGTGAAAGAGGAACCGGAACCATCCGAGCCCACAGAACGATTTCCAGCACAACCGCGGCGGCAACCGAAGTCTATTCGGGTCAGACCTTAGATCTTCAATCCGTATTAAAAAGTTCTACTGCGATCTCCGGAGAGATCAAGCTGGAAAATCTTTTGGATAAGTTGATGAAAATCGTAATCGAAAACGCAGGAGCACAACGCGGAGTTCTTATTCTAAAAAAGGAAGGAAGGCTCTATGTGGAAGCCGAAGGTTCGATCACAAAAGACGATGTGGAAATTCTCACGGGAATTCCTTTAGGTAATAGTAAAAATCTTCCGATCTCCCTCATTTACTATGTGGAAAGAACGAAAGAAAATCTAGTTCTTAGAAACGCAAATCAGGACGAGAAATTTAATAAAGACGAATATATTAAAAATTCCAAAACCAAGTCCGTACTCTGTGCACCCGTGATCAAACAAGGAGAAATTTCCGGAATCCTTTATCTCGAAAATAATCTTTCCGAAGGTGCGTTTACATCGGATCGACTACAGATCATGAACATTCTTTCGTCTCAGGCAGCGATTTCTATCGATAACGCTTTACTTTATTCTAATATGGAAGAGAAGGTTAGAGAAAGAACCAGAGAATTAGCGCAGGCAAATGCGGATCTAGGTCTTAAGAATCAGCATATCACAGACAGCATCACATATTCATTGAATATACAGCAGGCGATCCTTCCTTCCAACGATATTCTTGCAAAAAATCTAAAAGAACAATTCGTCCTTTTTAGACCCAAAGACATCGTCTCTGGTGATTTTTATTGGTTTAGTAAAAAAGAAGGATCAATTTTTCTCGCCGCAGTCGATTGTACTGGACACGGCGTTCCCGGTGCGTTAATGTCCATGATTGGAAATACATTGCTTAACCAAATCGTGAACGAAGCGGGAATCAAGGATCCCGGTAAAGTTTTGGAACATTTAAATAAAAATGTCAGACAGGCTTTAAAACAGGACACGTTAGACGCAAACTCGGTTGACGGAATGGATATTTGTTTTTGCAGAATCGACGGAGATAAGGTTTTGTTCGCCGGCGCAAAACGACCTCTCTACTTTTCCAAAGGAGAAAAGATCGAGGAAATTAAAGGCGACAGACACTCCATCGGCGGAAGACAAAAAGAAGATTCAAGAACCTATACCACTCATGAAGTGAGGCTGGAAAAAGGAAAACCCACCATGTTCTATCTTGCTACGGACGGATATATGGATCAGCCGAACCCATTACGACAGCGGATCGCGAGCAAAGGACTCATCGCTCAATTGCAAAACGTCTCTTCATTATCTGCAGAAGATCAAAAAGAAAGATTAGCAGTATTTTTAGACGTACACCAAGCGGGAGAAGCCCAGAGAGATGACATAACTTTGATCGGATTTAGGATCTGA
- a CDS encoding adenylate/guanylate cyclase domain-containing protein, producing the protein MEPASNAQKDFNSFFENEFQLLNDVNETLEKKESLQKEDLIQELKKIGDAYESLLKQSSKLMKIGDSTQNRLIKTQTELQDSNQRLVSSYQNLKQLSEIGQMITASLEPKIILTSVYENTRSMVSMDILAFGILEEGKNEIKYKFSLIEGRYTPAPSVDSLSEENPSSFCYHNNQELITTDLEKDYPQFVSPIQKHFGEKTSSVVYLPLKVEERFIGILTIQSYEKNAFNENQLSILRTLANYVAIGVDNADAYKTLSKRNRELKDSIEKINVLNEGLEKERQKSESLLLNILPKSIAERLKGGEGVIADYIPTSTVLFADIVGFSKLSTQIPTPNLLVEILNQIFTCFDDIASRYQLEKIKTIGDCYMMAGGIPNPTEDHAEKIALAGIDMISGLKTLQKSWKYEFNIRIGIHTGDVVAGVIGKNKFVYDLWGDSVNTASRMESHGEPGKINCSEATYEALKGLFVFEDRGIIEVKGKGPMRTFFLSGKK; encoded by the coding sequence ATGGAGCCAGCGTCTAACGCACAGAAGGACTTTAATTCTTTTTTTGAAAACGAGTTTCAGTTATTAAACGATGTCAATGAAACCCTTGAAAAAAAAGAATCGCTTCAAAAGGAAGATCTAATCCAGGAACTCAAAAAGATAGGCGATGCCTACGAATCTCTTTTAAAACAATCGTCCAAACTTATGAAGATCGGAGATTCCACCCAGAATCGTCTGATCAAAACGCAGACGGAATTGCAAGATTCCAATCAACGACTCGTATCCTCGTATCAAAACTTAAAACAATTGAGCGAAATCGGTCAGATGATTACGGCGAGCTTGGAACCGAAAATCATTCTTACATCCGTTTATGAAAATACCAGATCCATGGTTTCCATGGACATACTCGCCTTCGGAATTTTGGAAGAAGGTAAGAATGAAATTAAGTACAAATTCAGTCTGATCGAAGGACGTTATACGCCGGCTCCCTCTGTTGACTCCTTATCCGAAGAAAATCCCTCCTCATTTTGTTATCATAACAATCAAGAGTTGATCACGACGGATCTTGAAAAAGATTATCCTCAATTTGTTTCTCCGATTCAAAAACACTTTGGCGAAAAAACAAGTTCGGTCGTTTATCTTCCTCTAAAAGTGGAAGAAAGATTTATAGGAATTCTTACGATACAAAGTTACGAAAAAAACGCATTTAACGAAAATCAGCTGAGCATCCTTCGAACTTTAGCAAACTATGTAGCGATCGGTGTGGATAACGCGGACGCATATAAAACTCTATCCAAAAGAAATCGCGAACTCAAAGATTCCATTGAAAAGATCAACGTGTTAAACGAAGGTTTGGAAAAAGAAAGACAAAAATCCGAAAGTCTTTTACTAAATATTCTACCTAAATCCATCGCGGAACGTTTAAAGGGCGGCGAGGGAGTGATCGCGGATTATATTCCCACATCTACGGTTTTGTTCGCTGATATCGTGGGGTTTTCCAAACTTTCAACGCAGATCCCTACTCCCAATCTTTTAGTTGAAATACTAAATCAGATCTTTACCTGTTTTGACGATATCGCTAGCAGGTATCAGCTCGAAAAAATCAAAACGATCGGAGACTGCTATATGATGGCGGGTGGAATTCCCAACCCAACCGAAGATCATGCAGAAAAGATCGCGTTAGCCGGAATCGATATGATCTCCGGACTCAAAACTCTTCAGAAATCCTGGAAATACGAATTCAATATAAGAATCGGAATTCACACCGGAGACGTGGTCGCAGGCGTGATTGGTAAAAATAAATTCGTCTACGATCTTTGGGGAGATTCGGTCAACACCGCCTCCAGAATGGAATCACACGGAGAACCCGGCAAGATCAACTGCTCCGAGGCCACTTACGAGGCCCTCAAAGGTTTGTTTGTTTTTGAAGACAGAGGAATCATCGAAGTCAAAGGTAAGGGCCCGATGAGAACATTTTTTCTTTCAGGAAAAAAATAG
- a CDS encoding ankyrin repeat domain-containing protein, with amino-acid sequence MKLILSIFVFFSFPIFLLSQDLSIEDRRFLSAAINGNIRLAKRALKNGASVDAKDPRANHLGETALFKASWNNDVGFVQLLLEHKADVNLADSEGQTALIMAVYGLSVEVVKLLLTKKVDLYAETKSGLSAAIVAADLCSFPILRMLKEAGVDLNRPTQKGYRPLYAASSRCNHKFLEYILESGADVDAVANGGQTALFRAAKFTNRDALLILLDRGASVIRVDEKGYNAFYYVLSIWDDVKLVETFLKAGLRLDQEEPDGNTALSRLLSADLWFAYFKNRNFDLDSKNRFGLSKLEFMNIQKKSYHIRKDTSRVEKEISLFADKDPFAALQVAYILGPLPQFKDLIRKLLLSILSKPKRTDLGALELELWKLGFAVNDPEILKQLYKKYPDPPIGFWFLLPSFQQRYEDIRSAKIPEDSFLLDLWLRSVEKKGFMFGDMFRTPYQLNTNWALEAATYQCRVDLLEKFVKKKNLFNWKYYDSSIFKYFIERNQCRNEKEENRILQLLLQIGADPGKINWIWNSPVCSSIEDMISYQKNKKVLLRLLELGGNPNCLLDRDKYSTALEMVQFFGMEDLVKILRDFGAYDTLSSELKLAISGSDLAKVKELISCGAVVSYKELRFAKDYDAEIFSYLLDSYNALESPLFLNIVLENQDIIWPEKLHVFEQLVQKGFSFKVRSRVQNAWNWMTSISIFKGARDYIGTIRMMINLCVYFTI; translated from the coding sequence ATGAAACTCATACTTTCTATCTTTGTGTTCTTTTCTTTCCCAATTTTTCTTTTGAGTCAGGATCTTTCGATTGAAGACAGACGATTTTTATCCGCAGCAATCAACGGAAATATTCGTCTTGCAAAAAGAGCTCTGAAGAACGGGGCTTCGGTAGATGCAAAAGATCCGAGAGCAAATCATTTGGGAGAAACAGCCTTGTTCAAGGCTTCTTGGAATAATGACGTTGGGTTTGTTCAATTACTCTTAGAGCATAAAGCGGACGTGAATCTTGCCGATAGCGAAGGGCAAACCGCTCTGATTATGGCAGTCTATGGACTAAGCGTCGAAGTAGTAAAATTACTTTTAACAAAAAAAGTCGATTTGTATGCGGAAACAAAATCCGGATTGAGTGCCGCGATCGTTGCTGCGGATTTATGCTCTTTTCCAATTTTGCGTATGTTAAAAGAAGCGGGAGTAGATTTAAATCGCCCGACCCAAAAAGGATACAGGCCACTTTACGCGGCGAGCAGTCGTTGCAATCACAAATTTTTAGAATATATCCTTGAATCGGGTGCTGATGTGGACGCCGTTGCAAATGGCGGTCAAACAGCTCTTTTTAGAGCGGCTAAATTTACCAACAGGGATGCTCTTTTGATCTTGTTGGATCGAGGTGCGTCCGTAATCCGAGTCGATGAGAAAGGTTATAATGCATTTTATTATGTTTTATCGATATGGGACGACGTGAAACTCGTGGAGACTTTTTTGAAAGCCGGCTTACGTTTAGATCAGGAAGAGCCGGATGGAAATACTGCTCTTTCGCGTTTGTTATCGGCGGATCTTTGGTTTGCTTACTTTAAAAATAGGAATTTTGATTTAGATTCAAAAAATCGATTTGGTTTAAGTAAGTTAGAATTTATGAATATTCAAAAAAAATCTTATCATATTCGTAAAGATACTTCCAGAGTTGAAAAAGAGATTTCCTTATTTGCAGATAAGGACCCATTTGCCGCATTGCAAGTCGCATATATATTAGGACCCTTGCCACAATTTAAGGATTTAATTAGAAAATTATTATTATCAATTCTATCTAAGCCAAAACGTACAGATCTTGGCGCTCTTGAGTTGGAACTATGGAAATTGGGATTTGCTGTAAACGATCCTGAGATTTTGAAACAATTGTATAAAAAGTATCCCGATCCTCCGATCGGCTTTTGGTTTTTACTGCCTTCTTTTCAACAAAGATATGAAGATATTCGAAGTGCTAAAATTCCAGAAGACTCCTTTCTCTTAGATTTATGGCTTCGCTCCGTTGAAAAAAAGGGATTCATGTTCGGTGATATGTTTAGGACGCCATATCAGTTAAATACCAATTGGGCTTTGGAGGCCGCGACTTACCAATGTAGGGTGGATTTACTCGAAAAGTTTGTTAAAAAAAAGAACTTATTCAATTGGAAATACTATGATTCCTCAATATTTAAATATTTTATAGAGCGAAACCAATGTAGAAATGAAAAAGAAGAAAATCGAATCTTACAATTACTTCTACAAATCGGAGCCGATCCCGGAAAGATCAATTGGATTTGGAATTCACCCGTTTGTTCAAGCATAGAAGATATGATCTCGTATCAAAAAAACAAAAAAGTATTACTTCGACTTTTGGAACTTGGTGGAAATCCCAATTGTTTATTGGACAGAGATAAATATAGTACAGCACTGGAAATGGTGCAGTTTTTTGGAATGGAAGATTTAGTAAAAATTCTTCGTGATTTTGGGGCATATGATACTTTGAGTAGTGAGTTGAAATTGGCAATTTCCGGTTCTGATTTAGCAAAAGTCAAAGAACTGATCAGTTGTGGTGCGGTAGTGAGTTATAAAGAGTTGCGATTTGCTAAGGACTATGACGCTGAGATTTTTTCTTATCTATTGGATTCTTATAATGCTTTGGAATCTCCCTTATTTTTGAATATTGTCTTAGAGAACCAAGATATAATTTGGCCAGAGAAATTACACGTATTCGAACAACTCGTTCAAAAAGGTTTTTCGTTTAAAGTGCGTAGTCGTGTACAAAATGCGTGGAACTGGATGACGTCAATTTCAATTTTTAAAGGGGCAAGGGATTACATAGGAACGATCCGAATGATGATAAATCTATGTGTGTATTTTACTATTTAG